The Manihot esculenta cultivar AM560-2 chromosome 8, M.esculenta_v8, whole genome shotgun sequence genomic interval ctacagagtttgtcagagctagccagaggtgagtggaataaaccttaagttttaaattaaatgaaatatgaattttgagcatgatccatgcatcatgaatgccatgagatatagtaggttgtttgcattagtgttcacgaatatgttgcattgcatttatgatgttgatgtggattggttattggatgatcctttagtcctcatatggcatgatgatgatatggtatggaagtccaggttgtacccattctacgtccctggcacgatgtaagagaaagtccaggttgtacccattctacgtccctggcacagttggactgtatgatatgttatgttaagagaaagaccggttgtacccattctacgtcccggcacagttggactatgtaaaggactataggtgacaataccatccgagatgtgatttgttgtgatgtgtagcattacataatggcatgaaattttaatatatgatttcactattctgctcactgggctttgtagctcacccctctcccctaaccccagatgtgcaggtacagggtagaccaggaggttagccagagttttgaagtatgtttatgtaatagttagattgtggacatgacaattgtactataatgtaatgtaagagattcagtatgttatgtaatgaggtatattgaggttagatgtgcttgaccctattagtattgtaatcccttatcgatgcatgatcttagatatttgatgtttatatttagccaactcaacttatgatgtatcgcccattggggcattgttgagatcccacagagggataaatgtttaagttatgctatgtttagtgcatgcacaggttgagtttggtgtatgataaaaaggaaagttttaatttttatgtatgattgttgatcatgtatgggattgaacaggtttacaggttatatgtcaggcttgctacggttcccggcggccttatgccgatctggatcctagcgccggtagcggtccgattctcgggtcattacagaatggtatcagagccctaggttcataggatcggacctagagtgtcgggctcatagatgttatagaaggtcaagcacaataggaagatcatgtccactaggataggatgttgagtcctgtcttgtatgatgatgtgaaatgccatgattatatgcatgtgcattaatgatatgctatgctatgtgatgtatgtgatgagggttcatgtgtgcccacatgaaccatatgatgctaatgtttgtatgatgtgtactatttttcagaaaacaggatgagaggaactcgtcgatctgcacgattgactggagtgccacctgaggatgagggcacgagcgcccgtcctcctacattgcctagggcattgtcttgtagagccaacagagaaagagtgtcaagggaccctagaaggtcttttgatgctagcagaagggggacagatcgaggaggaagttcttcagatgtgagggaggttatggaagagaatcagaggagggatgggaacctggatgtgagcatggaggaagaggggacaggggagtctcagggaggcgttcaggcctcggggtatggttttccaccccattatccacccttcccacagggttcagggtatccgatgggaggtacatcggattactccagctttaacccctaccctacctacatgccttatccacctttctatccaccttacacacagtacccaacttatccaccctcacccttctatccaaacccggtaaaccccacctcggggaatgctgcacctccccctccaccacctacagaaccagcagccccagttactcaacctcctagacctagctcagctgatgggagcaaggtaaagatgacagattacctcaagctagatgctcccaaatacaagtcaggggatgacccctttgagtatctgagagtagtgaagacaataactgatgagctaggggcaagtgacagcagggccattcagatggcagggttcactttaaagtgcaagaaggcacgggaatggttcaagtgttatgtggacccgagactagacggtatgacatgggaggaatttgcgaatgagttcgctggatgggcttttccagacagttccagagaactgaagatgattgagtttgagcaactgaggcagtcagagcacatgggtgtagaggagttcacggataaattcttagagctattgcctttttcagggcaagctctagatacagatacgaagaaagccaagaggtatgttatgaagctgcattccaggtactcctcgttgattcagtcagctgagagagaaagtttccacactgtggtggatatggctcgaagaatggaagcaagtgctatagttgaggggtcagtgaagcagtcagtgacccagtcttcaggggttaagaccccaggcagaggaggaccaggtttctcttctcagagctcaggtaagaagaggtgggatagcaccaccaggaagccgaagaagaataagttttggaacaggttgaaatccggtctgggatttggtggtggctcgagctcaggctcagatggtacagaatgccagagatgtggaagaccgcacaggggagtgtgtcgagctgggactaatacatgtttcagatgtggacaggagggacatatagctcgggagtgtcctagagcgccttttatgggccagccccagcagacagcttctggtagtgtggcacagccagcagttccagccacaactcagggcagtggcagaggtagagggagaggggcagcctcttcttctggttcccgaggtgaaggtccatcagctccagccaggatcttcaccatgactcagcaggaggctaacacatccaacaccgtggtgtcaggtaatctcgtcattgggtgttctgatgtgtatgcattaatggacccgggtgcatctcattcatttattgctccgagagccgttgagagattgggtctgatagtctctgggttagagtgtcccctatgggtcagtggacccaagtgtgacccgtcagtggcagtgtcagtctgccagtacagtccagtttttgttgagggaagatgcctctccgccgaccttgtggttctagatttgacagactttgacgtcattctagggatggattggctatctacccatggtgctaccttggactgcagggacaaggtagtcaggttcagagatcagaacgggtcagaggtcgtcttcagaggagacaagaggggcacacctagaggtctgatatcagctcttcaggctcgtaggttgcttaggaagggatgtcaggggtacttagctcatgtgagagagctagacagtcaggtcagggagctggcctcggtgccagttgtcagagagtttcaggatgtttttccggatgagcttccaggtttaccacctgctagggagatagagttcgagatagagttggtgcctggaactagaccgatctctatccctccctacaggatggccccagccgagttaaaggagttgaaagagcaattgcaggagctggtagaaaagggtttcatccgacagagtacctcaccctggggtgctccggtcctgtttgtgagaaagaaggatggatcccttagactttgtatcgactacaggcagttgaacaaagtcactaccaagaataggtaccctctgccaaggatcgacgatctattcgaccagctagctggagcaggttgtttctccaaaatagatctgagatcggggtaccatcagctaaggataagggatgaggatgtgccgaagacagccttcaggaccagatatgggcattttgagttccttgtaatgccgttcgggttaaccaacgcccctgcagcattcatggatctcatgccagtacctggatcactttgttattgtcttcatagatgatatcttagtgtattccaggaatgcagaggagcatacccatcatctgcggttggtcttgcagaccttgagggaacatggcttgtatgccaagttctctaaatgtgagttctggctgaggagcatttcgttcttggggcatgtagtatcagagaatgggatagaggtagaccccaagaagacagagactgtggctgactagcctagacccacttcagtgacggagatcaggagtttcttgggtttggcaggttactataggaggttcgttcaggacttctcgaagatagcagctcctctgaccaggttaaccaggaagaatcagaagtttctgtggaccgaccagtgcgaggagagttttgaagagcttaagaagaggttgacttcagcaccagtgttagctctgccatccagtgatgaggactttacagtcttttgtgatgcatcccgtgtgggactgggttgtgtactaatgcataatgagagggtgatcgcttatgcttctaggcagctgaagaaacatgagttgaattaccccacacatgacctagagatggcagcagtaatctttgcactcaagatgtggaggcactacctctatggggtaaaatgtgagatcttcacagatcataaaagcctgcagtacatcctgagtcaaagagatttgaacttgagacagaggagatgggtggagctgctgagtgactatgattgcaagattcagtatcatccgggtaaggtgaatgtcgtggcagacgccctaagccggaagtcactagacagtttatcccacatatcggcagagaggaggccagtggtgaaggagttttacaagctcattgaggaaggtctacagatggagttgtctggtacaggtgccttggtggcccagatgagagtggcacccgtgtttctggagcaggtggctcagaaacagcatgaggacccggagttagtgaagattgccaggactgttcagtcaggcaatggtagtgagttcagattcgacagtaaggggatcctccgctatgggagcagactatgtgtaccagatgacatagggctaaaaggagacattatgagagaggctcataatgcaagatacagcgttcaccccggggccaccaagatgtatcgagatctaaagaaggtttattggtagccagctatgaagaaagaagtggcacagttcgtgtcagcctgcgaagtgtgtcagagggttaagctggaacatcagaagccagctggaatgcttaacccgctacctattccagaatggaaatgggaaaatatagctatggacttcgtagtggggttaacggcggcgtccaacagagtggactctatatgggtgattgtggacagactcaccaaatttgctcacttcattcctgtcaggagtggctactctgtggacaagttggcgcaggtatatgtggatgagatcgtcaggctgcatggggttcctgtttcgatagtgtcagatagagggccccagttcacctccaggttttggcggagtctgcagaatgccatgggtactaggttggatttcagtactgccttccacccccagacggacggacagtccgaaaggaccatccagactatcgaggatatgctcagaatgtgtgtgctggactttggcagttcgtggaggcagcatctacctttggtggagtttgcctacaacaacagccatcatgctagcatcgggatggctccatatgaagctttgtacggaaggaagtgcagatcacctgtttgctgggaggaagttggagaaaaggccttggcagggcctgagctagtagagatcaccagcagggtggtacccataatcagagaaagaatcaagactgctcagagcagacagaagagctatgcagacgtccgcaggagacagttagagtttcaggagggggatctggtattgctcaaagtgtctccaatgaagggagtggttcgcttcgggaagaaaggtaaactagccccacgatacatcggaccctttgaaatcttgcaaaagattgggaatgtgtcgtacaagctggatttacctgcttcaatggaaagaatccatccggttttccatgtttcaatgttgaggaagtttgtgtcagatctgagcaaggttcttagtgagcctgatgtggaggtccaagaggatctcacctatgttgaacagccagtacggatcatagacacccagatcagaaagttaagaaacaaggaaatcccgatggtgaaagtcctgtggaaccaccacaatttggaggaatgcacctgggagacacgggagtctatgctccagcagtaccctcatctcttttaaggttagatctctatgtgtttatttaataatgtaaaaaaattttatttacattaaattaattttgaacctAATCAtatcttaaataaaaaatctaacaGTACCTATAAATTTAACTACTAGTAGAAATTgcattagttttatttttatcaagcattcaatatttttttaaattcaattaaaaattttaattttaatttataattttaaaaataagtaaattagAATATATAGTTTAAGAAATTCTTAGGTTACAATTATAGTATTAATTTTagctaataataaattatttattataatgtgAATTacttttgaaaatattaatttaatttaaataaaatagtttCTTTAATAAATAATCATTCATCGATTAGTTTAAATATAATGGATgtaaaaaatagaaagaaaatgtAGAAATGAGGTAATTGGTAGCTAGGTTCTACTTAGGATGACGAATCAATAATAAAAGGCAGGTAGAGTGGAGGTTTAGTTACAACTTCAAGTCGTGGTTAGAGAAGATAAGAATCAATTAACCACAcctacaaaaataaaataaaataaaacaaaacaaaacaaaataaaatgtttGTTGGTTGCTAGTCAGCTTCTTACCATACAAAGGTTGTCATctcacataaaaatattttcaataacattaaataataaatttaaattaaaaaataaaaattttaaatatattaagtaaTTCTtacgattttaaaaaaattaattaaaaatctctcacattaaattttaaaattcaaataaattaaaaattttcattctaAGAAAATTACACTGCCTTGGATAATATTAGCTAAAATAATGTCTTATAATTCATATTCTCGTGTTTTAAATATTAGTGTTTTGATCAGAGTAAAATAACtcgaataaaatattaattttcaatttaattgatttttttaataaattttttatttaaaatgaaaaaaatttaattatttttaatttaaaaaattcaagagAGGTGAAAATTTTGCAATTTGTATGTgctatcaatcttaattaatgCCATTATATCTTGCAGAGATAATAACTGAAAACGACTTTGATTTTAGGTGTAGGCATATTAATGGTTGACATTATTTTTCAGCTTAGCAATTTGCCACCATTTAAAGGTATTTATGCATTTTAAAAtcttacaaaaaaaaattaaaattaaaaaaaagtttaattactCAAAATAACTTTTATTGTTTTCTAATTATAagtgaaataatttttattaattaaaaatataacaaataaaaacaatttttttattggTGTTTCAAATTGATTGTAAACTTTTTTCCTGAAAAGCTGGGTCAGCTTGGGAAGAAGCTCTGCAAAAGTTGGCCATGCCTTTGACAGGCACAGAGCAAAgcaacaaaaggaaaaaaaaaaaaaaaaaaaaaaattcaacagtTCCACAGCAGGGGCATTTCTGTACTTTTACACTGCCCCATGAACCTGAAAAACAAATGTTATAATAACTTACAGAGGAAAAGCAGGACAAGAAGAGAGAAATAGAGAGAGATTATGCAACCATGTTGTGTTTGTGAATGCGGCCAGTCTACAGACAGGAACACCAACCCAAATTATTTGGTTCCCTGCTTCTGtaaattctcttcttcttcttcttcttcttcttcttcttcttcttccaggTTTAGTTTCTAATGCTTTTCTTAatctgaaaaagaaaagaaaggaaaagaaaagaaaagaaaagaagggaaCAGCCGCactacattctcttacaatatGTCAGCATTTTAGCATTCAACAGAGAACCCATACCCTCATTTACCTAAACTAACACATTTTTCAACTTCCTTCCCATTTTCCACTTCTCATCATCATCGTCAAGAACAAACATGTCTTCCAAGACCAAGTAAGTACACAGGACCGTAAACACTTTGTCCTCTCTCTGCTTAGATCTGATAatcttttttagtttttatgggttttgtaaaatttgaaatttgattgCTGTTGTGGAATTTCTTTCCTAATTTTCTGATCGGTGGATTGGATCTATCTTCCTGAAGCGTTTTGTTTATTTCTTTGGTTTTTCCCCTTAACTCCTTTATTTGAATTCAACGTCTCCCTTTCTCTCCATTTCCTTGCAGTTCTAGTTCTTTATATACAAACCCCTttctcaatttttctttttcatttaaaatttgataCGGGTTCACTTCATTGTTGACGTTCATCGTCCCTGCGCGACTTTCTTGTGATATTCTGGTTTCGTAATTGGATTTATTAGGCACAATTTCTTCGgggaatttgaattttgatgtATAGAATTGTATGCAAATGGTAATACGTGAGTTTGATTTTGTTATGGAATGAAAGTCACTAATACAAAGTTCCCATTTTTTTTGGCATAGATCCGTTGTTAATTTGAACTTAAATATTTAGGACATGGGTTGTCTTTGGATGTGTTGCATTCTGTTTGTAATAGATTTTCACCTGCAACGAATTTTCATCTGATGATGTAATAATGATAGCTTTAAAATTTGTACAGATCTAGTTTATCTGAAACTCCTAGCAAAGCAACAGCAGCAACTCCTAGAGTGAATAAAGTGAGCAGGGGAGTTACTAAATCAGAATCTGATTCACCTGCCCCTGTGCAGAGTTCACGCCTTTCAATTGAACGTTCCCCACGATCTGTTACTTCAAAACCCACAATTGAACGACGGTCAACAAAGGTCACTCCGCCACGTGAAGTAAGTACTCATCAATGGCCGCAATGCTTTAATAGTTTTTTCCTTCAACATTTTATCatgttcagttttttttttttccaattaagCATTTGGAATTTCCCAAGAACTTTGGTCTGTTGAAAGATTGTGCTTTTGGGTGCAATGTTGTTGATTGATTTGGTTTTCTTCtggataaaattgaattaaaaacatTGGAAGTTTctttatgatgtttattgaaTGGAACTGTTGTGTGGAAAAGTTATAGTATGACTTCGTAACATGattgttttcttcttcttcttttttttttttaagaaaaattatttgctGCATTTATTGATTGTATTTGGTTATCAGAAACCGCAGACAAGGGTGGTGAAGGGGTCAGAATTTCAGTCTCAATTGAGTCTTGTTCAGGAAGATCTAAAGAAAGCAAAGGAGCAGATAGGATTGATTGAGAAAGAGAAGGAACAGGCAATTGAGGAACTGGAACAAGCACAGAAAGCTGCTGAAGAGGCAAATGAGAAGCTTCAAGAAGCTTTGGTGGCTCAAAAGAGGGCCGAGGAGAATTCTGAGATTGAGAAGTTCCGAACTGTTGAGTTGGAACAGGCTGGGATTGAAGCAGCCCAAAAAAAGGAAGAGGAATGGCTGAAAGAGCTTGAAGCTGTGAGAAACCAACATGCTTTGGATGTGGCTGCCCTTCGCTCTACCAGTCTGGAGCTTCAAAAGGTGAAGCAAGAACTGGCCATGACTGCAGATGCAAAGAACCAGGCACTGAACCATGCTGATGATGCAACTAAGGTAGCTGAGATTCATGCAGATAAGGTAGAGACTCTGTCAGCTGAATTGACCCAGTTGAAGGCCTTACTTGATTCAAAGCTTGAAATGGAGACCAATGAAAGCAATGACATGCTGTTGAAGCTTAAGAAGGAGATAGAGACCTTGAAACAAAAACTTGAGGAAGCAAGAGCTTTTGAGGATAAGTTTATTGAAAGGGAGGCTTCCATAGAACAGCTTAATGTTGAATTAGAAGCTGCTAAGATGGCTGAATCTTATGCACGGAATTTAGCAGAGGAGTGGAAAAATAAGGTAGAAGAATTAGAGATGCAGCTTGAAGAAGCAAACAAGTTGGAGAGATCTGCATCTGAATCTTTATGTTCGGTTATGAAACAACTTGAAGGAAACAATGATCTCTTGCATGATGCAGAAAGTGAAATTTCTGCTCTTAAAGAGAAGGTGGGATTACTGGAAATGACAATTGCAAGACAGAAAGGGGAACTTGAGGAATCAGAGCGTTGCCTTAGAGTGGCTAAGGAAGAAACCTCTGAATTGGCAAAAAAGGCAGAGTCTGTGCAGTCTGAGTTGGAAATGGTGAAGGAGGAGAAAGCTCAGGCTTTAAACAATGAGAAGCTTGCAGCTTCCAGCGTTCAAAGTCTATTAGAGGAGAAAAACAAACTCATAACTGAGTTGGAGATTTCTAGGGATGAGGAGGAAAAAAGCAAGAAGGCAATGGAAAGTTTAGCTTCAGCCTTACATGAAGTGTCTGCAGAAGCAAGGGAAGCCAAAGAAAAGCTGTTGTCCAGTCAAGTGGAGCATGAAAATTATGAAACCCAGATAGAGGATTTAAGGTTGGTCCTCAAGGAAGCAAACAAGAGATATGAAACTATGCTAGATGATGCAAAACATGAGATTGATCTTCTTAAGAATAATATTGAAGGATCCAAGAATGAATTTGAGAACTACAAGACTGAATGGGAGCAAAAAGAACAAAATCTGATGAACTGTGTAAAGAAATCAGAAGCAGAGAACTCTTCTTTGGAAAGAGAAATTGATAGGCTAATAAATTTGCTTAAGCAAACCGAGGAAGATGCTTGTGCCACAAGGGAGGAAGAAGCTCA includes:
- the LOC110620772 gene encoding WEB family protein At3g02930, chloroplastic translates to MSSKTKSSLSETPSKATAATPRVNKVSRGVTKSESDSPAPVQSSRLSIERSPRSVTSKPTIERRSTKVTPPREKPQTRVVKGSEFQSQLSLVQEDLKKAKEQIGLIEKEKEQAIEELEQAQKAAEEANEKLQEALVAQKRAEENSEIEKFRTVELEQAGIEAAQKKEEEWLKELEAVRNQHALDVAALRSTSLELQKVKQELAMTADAKNQALNHADDATKVAEIHADKVETLSAELTQLKALLDSKLEMETNESNDMLLKLKKEIETLKQKLEEARAFEDKFIEREASIEQLNVELEAAKMAESYARNLAEEWKNKVEELEMQLEEANKLERSASESLCSVMKQLEGNNDLLHDAESEISALKEKVGLLEMTIARQKGELEESERCLRVAKEETSELAKKAESVQSELEMVKEEKAQALNNEKLAASSVQSLLEEKNKLITELEISRDEEEKSKKAMESLASALHEVSAEAREAKEKLLSSQVEHENYETQIEDLRLVLKEANKRYETMLDDAKHEIDLLKNNIEGSKNEFENYKTEWEQKEQNLMNCVKKSEAENSSLEREIDRLINLLKQTEEDACATREEEAQLKDSLQEVEAEVISLQEALGESKVGSMKLKESLLDKENELQNLFQENEELRAKEAISLKKVEELSKLLEEAMAKKKTEENGELTDSEKDYDLLPKVVEFSEENGHVRAEKPKLELPPQQHEGKENSKEHSNGFNNQTVPMEAAKIENVNGKLKEDENKEKEDDSVEVEFKMWESCKIEKKEFSPDREPEQESFEDEVESKVDGGESFDQINGLSSAENVDSNGGSSPSKQPQQKKKKPLFRKFGSLLKKKSTSNQK